The window TCGGTAGCGGAGCTGGACGCGCTCGACACCGACGACATCACCGAGATGCTCGGGGTCGACATCTCGCCGATGCGCGTGAAATGCGCCGTGCTCGGGCGACAGGTGGCCCAAGACGGCACGAAGATTCACCGCGGGGAACTCGATCCCGACCGCACTCGGACGAAGACCGAGGAGTAGCGCGCCGCCGGCGTCGGTCGTCCCGAGCCCACGGAACTTTTGCTCGTGAGTACGTTCGTCCAGACATGAGCGACGGGTTCGACAAAGAGGCCGAACGAGAGAAGCTCCGCGAGAAGTTCGCGGGAGACGACGAGAAGCGCGAACACACCCAGCGGATGTCGGAGCTTCTCTTGCAGGGTGCGACGATGACGAACCGTCACTGCGACGACTGCGGCGACCCAATATTTAGACACGACGGCCGCGAGTTCTGTCCAACGTGTCAGGCGGGCGATTCGGGCGACACGGAGAAGACAGCGGGAACGACTGCGGACACAGTCGGCTCGTCGTCACCGGAGACCGCGGAAGCCGAATCGGCGGGCACACTCCGCGCGGACACCGCGGAAACGACACCGGAACCTCCGGCGTCGACGGCAGCCGACCCGGCGTCCACGGCAGCCGACCCGGCGTCCACGGCAGCCGACCCGGCGTCCACGGCGGCCGACCCTGCATCGGTCGGCGGCGATGCGACCACACCGCCGACCGACGGTGAACGGCAGGCGCGCGCGAGCGGAACGGCCGGATCGACGCGGCGCGGCGGCGAGCGTCACGTCGCGTCCGACCCGGCCGGCGCCGCGAGCGTCGGTGACGCTCGCGACTCGCTCGCAAAAACCCTGCTGCGGTTCGCTCGCAACGCCGAGGCCACGGATGATCCGCGACGCGCACGCGAGCACCTACGGGCGGCCCGTGAAGCGGCCGAAACGCTCGAAACGCTCGATTGATATGTTCCTGTCCGCGCTCGACCTGTCGGGTGGTCCGCTCTCGGCATCATATAACTGTTCCCTCGTTCTCCACTTTTGGAACTACTGCACAATACTATAACCGTGGAGCACGAAGGGACACTTGTACCCATGTCCACTATCGATATCGAACCCACCGACACCGTCGACGCCCGAGGCGCAGCCTGTCCGGGGCCGCTCATGGATCTCATCAGCCAAGTCCGAGGAGCGGAATCCGGTGATGTGATCCGCCTCTTGAGCGACAACGACCAGTCGCTTACCGACGTCTCGGAGTGGGTCGACGAGACCGACAACGAACTGCTCGCGGTCGACGAATCGGGCGACGAGTACGAGTTCTACGTCGAGGTGGCCTGACGTGACCGACCGCATCGCGATACTCGGCGGCGGCACCGGCGGCGCGGTGCTCGCAAACAACCTCGCCGAGCGGCTCGGCCCGGAGATCGAAGACGGGGACGTCGACGTCACCCTGATCAACGACGACCCGGACCATGTGTACAAGCCGGTATGGCTGTACGTCCCGTTCGGCAAGCGCGAACCGGCCGACGCCCGCCGGCCGCTGCAGTCGCTCGTCGACGATCAGATCGACCTGCGAATCGACCGGGTGACCGAGATAGACACCGACGGGAAGCGGCTCGAACTCCGCGACGCTGCCGGCTCCCTCGAGTACGACTACCTCGTCGTCGCGACGGGGTCGACGCTCGCGCCGACGGAGATATCCGGACTCGAAGAGGGCGGTCACGACTACTACTCGGAGTCGGGAGCGCTCGCGCTGCGCGACGACCTGCTCTCGATGACCGAGGGACACCTCGTGTTGAGCGTGATCGGCACGCCCCACATGTGTCCCGCCGCGCCGCTCGAGTTCGTCTTCATGGCCGACGAC is drawn from Halorubrum sp. BV1 and contains these coding sequences:
- a CDS encoding Sjogren's syndrome/scleroderma autoantigen 1 family protein encodes the protein MSDGFDKEAEREKLREKFAGDDEKREHTQRMSELLLQGATMTNRHCDDCGDPIFRHDGREFCPTCQAGDSGDTEKTAGTTADTVGSSSPETAEAESAGTLRADTAETTPEPPASTAADPASTAADPASTAADPASTAADPASVGGDATTPPTDGERQARASGTAGSTRRGGERHVASDPAGAASVGDARDSLAKTLLRFARNAEATDDPRRAREHLRAAREAAETLETLD
- a CDS encoding sulfurtransferase TusA family protein; the protein is MSTIDIEPTDTVDARGAACPGPLMDLISQVRGAESGDVIRLLSDNDQSLTDVSEWVDETDNELLAVDESGDEYEFYVEVA